DNA from Hwangdonia lutea:
GAGCTAATGGTTTGCCCTTGAATGGTAAGCTGCACTTCTTTGTCCTCAATAGTGGGGCCTAAAGACGAGTAAAACTGATGTGTTTTTCCGCCGCCTCGTGCCGGTGGCCCACCACGACCATCAAAAAATATAGCCGTTACATCGTATTTTCTAGACATTTCGGTAAGTAGCTCCTTGGCTTTAAAAATACCCCAGTTGGCCATTAAATAACCACCGTCTTTGGTGCCATCAGAAAAACCAAGCATGATGGTTTGTTTGTTGCCCCGGCTTTCTAAATGGGCTCTGTATGCAGGGTTTGAATACAGCTGCTCCATAACTGCCGGTGCATTTTCCAAGTCGGTAATGGTTTCAAAGAGTGGCACAACATCAACGGTTAAGCGCTCTTTAAACGCCACTATTTTAAGCATGGCGAAAAGCTGCATAACATTTAAAGCTGTTTGGTTGTTGCTTATTATATAACGATTGGCTCCGCGCTCGCCATTGGTTGCTTGAATATCTTCAATAGCTTCAATGGTTCTTAACGTGTTGCGCACCATTTCATCCTCAAAAGCATCAATGTCTATAGCTTCGTGCTTAGCTTTTGATAATATGTTTATCTGTTCGTCTTCGCTTAAATCATTATAATTTTTTGGGAACGAATCACTTTCTTTTTCAATTAAATGATTGATAACGGTAGAGAAAACATTGTCATGAATGCGGCTGTCTTGCCTAATATCCAAAGTGGCAAAATGGTATCCAAACAAATGGATTCTGTTTATTAAATTATGAATTTCACTAATGTATAACGATTGGTGTTCTTTTACAATGTGATTTCTTATGCTTAACAATTCCTTGATAAGCTCTTTTGAAGAAATGGTTTTTTTAGTGTTTAAATTGATGCTATAGTTATATAAAATAGTCTCTAATTTAATAATCCGTTCTTCTACATCTCTAAAGGTGAGCTTGCGCCTTAAAGCTTTTAGGTCTTGATAGTATTTTTTTAGAATGGCTTTTTTAAGTTTTTTAGCCACCTTTATGGTTGTTTTTGGTTTTACAAACGGATTTCCGTCGCGGTCTCCCCCTGGCCAAAAACCAATATTTATTATCTCGTTATGCTTTTTGCCGTCGTCGTAAATATTTTGTTGAATGTAATTGTAAATTTCTCCAAACGAAGTGTAAAACACATTTTCCAAATACCAAATAAGGCTTTTTGCTTCCCGATACGGCGTTGGTTTTTGGCGTTTAAAAAAGGGTGTTTTCCCCAATTGGGCAAATAAGTTATTAATTTCTGATAGGTTATTGTCTTTTATGGCTTCGGTTAAATCGGTAATAATGCCCAAAACCGAACCTGGGTAAAACTGTGTTGGGTGGGCCGTTAATACAATACGAACCTTAAATTCTTCAAGATAGGCTTTCAAATCTTCCAACCTGTTTTCGGCTGTGGCCGACTCTTTAAGATTTCTTAAGGTACCAAGCCCTTCCATATTATTTATAATTGGGAATGCGGCATCTTCAATAGCATCAAATAAAACAACCTGCCGTTCAATGTATTGAATAAAACGAAATAGCAAATTTATTTGGCTCTGTTTATTGCGGCGCGCTTGGTATTTTTTAAAAAATGTATCTACAATGGTTGTGGGATCTTCTTCGTGTGCAAATCCTTTTTTACAGGTTTCATGAAACAAGGGTAATAATGCCCCTGTTTTTGTAACGGTATCAAATGGTAATGTCATAAATACACTATTGTAAATTTGGTATTTAGACAGTACGTTTTGCTTAAATCTAACTAATTTTGGTTCTACAGACATAATAGCAATCTAATTGAGATTAACCGTAAAAATACTAAAGGAAAAACGAAATGGCATAGGTACAATTAAGTTTTATCAATTTTTATTGTTGTGCCGATTCTTATTAAGAATAATTAAATAAAACGGGAGCTATCCT
Protein-coding regions in this window:
- a CDS encoding phosphoenolpyruvate carboxylase, whose protein sequence is MSVEPKLVRFKQNVLSKYQIYNSVFMTLPFDTVTKTGALLPLFHETCKKGFAHEEDPTTIVDTFFKKYQARRNKQSQINLLFRFIQYIERQVVLFDAIEDAAFPIINNMEGLGTLRNLKESATAENRLEDLKAYLEEFKVRIVLTAHPTQFYPGSVLGIITDLTEAIKDNNLSEINNLFAQLGKTPFFKRQKPTPYREAKSLIWYLENVFYTSFGEIYNYIQQNIYDDGKKHNEIINIGFWPGGDRDGNPFVKPKTTIKVAKKLKKAILKKYYQDLKALRRKLTFRDVEERIIKLETILYNYSINLNTKKTISSKELIKELLSIRNHIVKEHQSLYISEIHNLINRIHLFGYHFATLDIRQDSRIHDNVFSTVINHLIEKESDSFPKNYNDLSEDEQINILSKAKHEAIDIDAFEDEMVRNTLRTIEAIEDIQATNGERGANRYIISNNQTALNVMQLFAMLKIVAFKERLTVDVVPLFETITDLENAPAVMEQLYSNPAYRAHLESRGNKQTIMLGFSDGTKDGGYLMANWGIFKAKELLTEMSRKYDVTAIFFDGRGGPPARGGGKTHQFYSSLGPTIEDKEVQLTIQGQTISSNFGTLDSSQYNLEQLISSGIDNRISGGRNKLSDADRAVMTDLAETSYKTYKDFKSHPMFIPYLERMSTLKFYAKTNIGSRPTKRGSSDKLVFSDLRAIPFVGSWSQLKQNVPGFFGVGTALKKYEDAGEFDKVEALYKNSKFFKTLLENSMMSLTKSFFDLTKYMSKDEEFGDFWNIIYDEYTTTKRLLLKLTGYTELMENEPTGKASIEVRESIVLPLLTIQQYALKKIQELEKAGVSNDDEEKKIYEKIVTRSLFGNINASRNSA